From the Myripristis murdjan chromosome 14, fMyrMur1.1, whole genome shotgun sequence genome, one window contains:
- the dnajc18 gene encoding dnaJ homolog subfamily C member 18: protein MDKDEADRLIEKAKLCLRSGRKERALQLLYEAQDIFPSTRARVLIDAILRNGNSACPEENHVPPPKGWRDRDFGNAHEDSSAGADEKKSYTEEQRLGVLRIKNCKDFYEILGISKNASDEDLKKAYRKLALKFHPDKNFAPGATDAFKAIGNAYTVLSNPEKRQQYDQYGDQSSAANANAAQHAHSHHARYRSFNRDFEADISPEELFNIFFGGRFPTGNIHVYTNQGASYSQYYQPRRRRAYERREEEVEENRSQNTFTALLQLLPVLVLIFISVFTQMMATNPPYSLFYKPAMGLVVSRETQHMGVPYYVDKSFQKEYRGTTLEELEKTIESDYIEHLQCSCWKEKQQKSDLANLGQLYRDERLKQKAESMRLDSCEKLHRFVGRQRGE, encoded by the exons ATGGACAAAGACGAAGCCGACCGATTAATAGAGAAGGCAAAGCTGTGCTTGCGGTCAGGACGGAAAGAGAGGGCGTTGCAGCTGTTGTACGAAGCCCAGGACATTTTTCCCAGCACCCGAGCCAGAG TGCTGATAGACGCCATACTGAGGAATGGAAACAGTGCATGTCCTGAGGAAAACCACGTCCCCCCACCAAAAGGCTGGCGAGACAGGGATTTTGGAAATGCCCATGAAGACAGCAGTGCAGGTGCTGATGAGAAGAAGAGCTACACAGAGGAGCAGCGCCTGGGTGTCCTTAG GATAAAGAATTGCAAGGACTTCTATGAGATCCTTGGCATTTCCAAAAATGCCAGTGATGAAGACTTGAAGAAGGCATACAGAAAGTTAGCACTGAagttccaccctgacaagaatttTGCCCCTGGAGCGACTGACGCATTCAAAG CAATAGGCAATGCTTACACAGTGCTGAGCAACCCTGAGAAGAGGCAGCAGTATGATCAGTATGGAGATCAGTCCTCAGCTGCAAATGCGAATGCAGCCCAGCACGCCCATAGTCACCATGCACGCTACCGAAGTTTCAACAGGGACTTTGAGGCTGACATTTCCCCTGAAGAGCTGTTCAACATTTTCTTTGGAGGAAGGTTTCCCACAG GCAATATTCATGTGTACACCAACCAAGGAGCCTCCTACTCTCAATACTACCAGCCCCGCCGTCGGCGTGCATATGAGAGGCgcgaggaggaggtggaggagaaccGCAGTCAG AACACATTCACAGCCCTCTTGCAGCTTCTCCCTGTACTGGTGCTAATCTTTATATCAGTGTTTACTCAGATGATGGCCACTAACCCACCCTACAGTCTCTTCTACAAACC GGCGATGGGGCTGGTGGTGTCCCGGGAAACGCAGCACATGGGTGTGCCGTACTATGTGGACAAAAGTTTTCAGAAGGAATATCGTGGCACTacactggaggagctggagaaaacCATTGAAAGTGACTATATCGAGCACCTGCAGTGCAGCTGCTGGAAGGAGAAACAGCAAA AGTCCGATCTGGCAAACCTCGGCCAGCTGTACCGGGACGAGAGGTTAAAGCAGAAGGCCGAGTCGATGCGGCTGGACAGTTGTGAGAAGCTCCATCGCTTTGTGGGGCGACAGAGAGGCGAATGA